In the Nicotiana tabacum cultivar K326 chromosome 16, ASM71507v2, whole genome shotgun sequence genome, one interval contains:
- the LOC107808685 gene encoding WUSCHEL-related homeobox 4-like: MESLLSSIFKNSNPPMYMGSSSGSLSMKVHQFTRGLILEHDSAAPSLTLGCKRLRPLAPKLSTSTNDPNIVTPPFDLKSFIRPESSTSPGKTSFNDDKKDSSQVESHPGGTRWNPTQEQIGILEMLYRGGMRTPNAQQIEQITVQLGKYGKIEGKNVFYWFQNHKARERQKQKRNSLGLSQSPRTPPAIVTSPLSFDTRGEVVREEDSPYKRKCRGWTYEYLEEEEKRNCREDNGDRTLELFPLHPEGMR, translated from the exons ATGGAGTCTCTTCTGTCGTCAATTTTTAAAAACTCCAACCCTCCAATGTACATGGGATCATCATCAGGAAGCTTAAGCATGAAGGTGCATCAGTTCACACGTGGATTAATCTTAGAGCATGATTCAGCTGCTCCTTCACTTACACTTGGTTGTAAACGTTTACGACCTCTTGCTCCTAAGCTCTCAACCTCCACAAATGATCCTAATATTGTCACTCCTCCTTTCGATCTCAAGAGTTTCATTAGACCTGAAAGTAGCACTAGCCCTGGCAAAACTTCATTCAACGACGACAAGAAAGACTCATCTCAG GTGGAATCGCACCCGGGAGGTACAAGGTGGAATCCGACGCAAGAACAGATAGGAATACTGGAAATGCTGTATAGAGGTGGGATGCGCACACCCAATGCCCAGCAAATCGAACAAATCACAGTACAACTAGGGAAATATGGGAAAATAGAAGGGAAAAACGTGTTCTATTGGTTTCAAAACCACAAAGCTCGTGAGAGACAAAAGCAGAAGCGCAATAGTCTTGGTCTTAGCCAAAGTCCAAGAACACCACCAGCCATTGTCACTAGTCCTTTGTCATTTGACACTAGG GGAGAAGTAGTGAGGGAGGAAGATAGTCCATACAAGAGAAAGTGCAGAGGTTGGACATATGAATATTTGGaggaagaggaaaagagaaaCTGTAGAGAGGATAATGGTGATAGGACACTTGAACTCTTCCCATTGCACCCAGAAGGCATGAGATGA
- the LOC142170154 gene encoding uncharacterized protein LOC142170154: MWEEFEVLIPVPECDCPRSRDFVVYLQKLKVYQFLMGLNESYSQARSQILMRSPLPTVNQAYPMIISDESQKAVAATSGILGANPAITSGNYDVAMYTRNMGIQRYKKNYNIQCEFYKFKGHNKENCFKIVGYPPNFKFKKKGNVGTGGSTTYNVLA, from the coding sequence ATGTGGGAAGAATTTGAGGTATTAATACCAGTTCCTGAATGTGATTGCCCAAGATCTAGAGATTTTGTGGTGTATCTGCAAAAACTGAAGGTGTATCAATTTCTTATGGGTCTTAATGAATCTTACTCTCAAGCTAGAAGTCAGATTCTCATGAGAAGCCCTCTTCCAACTGTCAATCAAGCATATCCAATGATCATAAGTGATGAAAGTCAAAAGGCAGTAGCTGCCACGTCTGGGATATTAGGTGCAAATCCAGCAATCACTTCAGGAAATTATGATGTAGCAATGTACACAAGAAATATGGGAATTCAGAGGTATAAAAAGAATTATAATATTCAGTGTGAATTCTATAAATTCAAAGGTCATAACAAGGAAAACTGCTTCAAGATAGTTGGTTATCCTCCgaatttcaagttcaagaagaaaGGAAATGTTGGAACAGGAGGGTCAACAACCTATAATGTTCTTGCATAA